The following are from one region of the Paenibacillus sp. JZ16 genome:
- a CDS encoding metallophosphoesterase family protein produces MEKKLKFREDGTFVIVQFSDVEFIDAEDHDPETPLLDSMTKATMERIIAIEQPDLVVFAGDLTASARSKDPLQSFRSAVAVAEENRVAWAAVFGNHDSEGSVPRKRMHEEQLLHEYCVAKPDPPGVSGAGNYVLTVDDSKGRPAASLFFLDSGDYSPMDAVGGYDWIRRDQIEWYASESRQLAERNGGEPLPALAFFHIPLPEYKEVWKTKVCEGHCSEWISSPELNSGLFAAMVEMGDVMGTFVGHDHSNDYCGTLHGIRLCYGRSTRYVSYVDGVRKEKFPTGARVIRLRADERQFETWIRQSDGLVAEMPLHEPDAR; encoded by the coding sequence TTGGAGAAAAAGCTGAAGTTTCGTGAGGATGGAACGTTTGTCATTGTACAGTTTTCTGATGTAGAGTTTATTGACGCTGAGGATCACGATCCGGAGACGCCGCTTCTCGACTCGATGACGAAGGCGACGATGGAGAGAATCATTGCGATTGAGCAGCCGGATCTTGTTGTGTTTGCAGGCGACTTGACGGCAAGCGCTAGAAGTAAAGATCCGCTGCAATCGTTCCGCAGCGCTGTCGCTGTCGCTGAGGAAAACCGCGTAGCATGGGCGGCTGTGTTTGGCAATCATGACTCGGAAGGAAGCGTACCGCGTAAAAGGATGCATGAGGAGCAGCTCCTGCATGAATATTGCGTAGCCAAACCGGATCCACCGGGCGTAAGCGGAGCCGGAAATTATGTGCTGACGGTTGACGATTCCAAGGGAAGGCCGGCAGCTTCGTTGTTCTTCCTAGACAGCGGTGATTACTCACCGATGGATGCGGTGGGCGGATACGATTGGATACGCCGGGATCAAATCGAATGGTATGCATCTGAATCTCGGCAATTAGCCGAGCGAAATGGTGGAGAGCCTTTGCCTGCACTGGCTTTTTTCCATATTCCGCTCCCGGAATACAAAGAGGTGTGGAAGACGAAGGTGTGCGAGGGCCACTGCAGCGAATGGATCAGCTCGCCTGAACTGAACTCCGGCTTGTTCGCCGCCATGGTGGAGATGGGCGATGTTATGGGCACGTTCGTCGGACATGATCACTCGAATGATTACTGCGGGACACTGCATGGCATTCGTCTTTGTTATGGGAGGTCTACTCGTTACGTTAGTTATGTAGACGGTGTGCGCAAAGAAAAATTTCCGACGGGCGCAAGAGTCATTCGATTAAGAGCGGATGAGCGACAGTTTGAGACATGGATCCGCCAAAGCGACGGGCTTGTCGCGGAAATGCCGCTGCATGAGCCGGATGCTCGGTAA